Proteins from one Setaria italica strain Yugu1 chromosome V, Setaria_italica_v2.0, whole genome shotgun sequence genomic window:
- the LOC101780957 gene encoding myosin IC heavy chain, giving the protein MDRFRPLRRIQVEPEPAEPPAPAAGAGGDAEGDESPAPAAGLLMGAKVRRRAAVYRDCKGDYIGVPNDPCLTKILSKQGDNKVLFADKVLKFTQSGKMKRRILVITDFALYLVDPDADILKRRIALAAVDKLCISNLSDNFFAIIVPTEYDCLMASTRKKEIVDVIVKAIKSTSEYEPEVASANRFEYHAAAEVIKVVEFEDADGGIKTRITNKEKS; this is encoded by the exons ATGGACCGGTTCCGGCCGCTCAGGCGGATCCAGGTGGAGCCCGAGCCAGCGGAGCCACCGGCGCCGGCTGCGGGAGCTGGCGGTGACGCGGAGGGGGATGagtcgccggcgcccgcggcggggCTGCTCATGGGGGCCAAGGTGAGGCGCCGCGCGGCGGTGTACCGCGACTGCAAGGGCGACTACATCGGCGTCCCGAACGATCCCTGCCTCACCAAGATCCTCTCCAAGCAAG GGGACAATAAAGTTCTGTTTGCAGACAAGGTATTGAAGTTCACTCAATCAGGAAAAATGAAAAGACGCATCCTGGTGATCACGGATTTTGCTCTATACCTTGTTGATCCTGATGCCGATATATTAAAGAGGAGGATAGCACTTGCAGCCGTGGATAAGCTATGCATTAGCAATCTCAGTGATAACTTCTTTGCGATCATTGTGCCGACTGAGTACGATTGTTTAATGGCCAGCACTAGAAAGAAGGAAATTGTTGATGTCATAGTTAAGGCTATCAAGAGCACATCTGAGTATGAACCTGAGGTGGCTTCTGCTAACAG GTTTGAGTATCATGCAGCTGCTGAAGTGATTAAGGTGGTCGAATTTGAGGATGCTGACG GAGGCATTAAAACCAGGATTACGAACAAGGAGAAGTCATGA
- the LOC101780302 gene encoding serine/threonine-protein kinase PBL27: MEQLRQLGEAVGSINALMAFEPELRVNPRQCRLLADACAHALAAVTGEVRASLRFEERGTKWRAIEAPLRELHRAFRDAEGYVRQCLDLRGDGSWWARAAAVAHGTECVEQHLHAILWCVAVAVEAVEAAAEIAGSDADEIARRRMVLAKKYDRDMVEPRLFQNAHGKVYLVPQELVARMDMAWKEDRWLLSQLLEEMKSPTAPKPLTKSEQRLADVLAAPRGKLHPASILLSGDYSVRRRLGGRLKEAQWMGESFAVKHFIGDAEAEAALLSSVAHPNVAHAAYCFRDEDRKEYFVVMDQLMAKDLGSYVKEVSCPRRRVPFPLVVAVDIMLQIARGMEHLHAKKIYHGELNPSNVLVKPRQPDGYVHVKVAGFEWSGTVTTGGKASANGSANANATGGGDYTCIWYAPEVLEKESGDPSARRTEKADVYSFGMICFELLTGKVPFEDNHLQGDKTSKNIRAGERPLFPFQAPKYLVSLTKRCWHADPEQRPPFASVCRVLRYVKRFLVMNPDQQQGQTDAPPAAPPADYLDIEAQLLRRIPAWQRGEGAAAAARVADVPFQMFAYRAVEREKAAGAHAGGRDRASDSGSEGNSLCGEENGTGAATPDDASTVSGGTVRSRPESSDGKKTPVRKADGKVPPRQTGSRQKVKPASAVKPPTTARKTLGLKPEVPAQRPTSGHASD; the protein is encoded by the exons ATGGAGCAGCTCCGGCAGCTCGGCGAGGCGGTGGGCAGCATAAACGCGCTCATGGCGTTCGAGCCGGAGCTCCGCGTCAACCCGCGCCAgtgccgcctcctcgccgacgcGTGCGCGCACGCTCTCGCCGCCGTCACGGGCGAGGTGCGCGCGAGCCTCCGCTTCGAGGAGCGCGGCACCAAGTGGCGCGCCATCGAGGCCCCGctccgcgagctccaccgcgcgTTCCGCGACGCCGAAGGCTACGTCCGCCAGTGCCTGGACCTGCGCGGCGACGGCAGCTGgtgggcgcgcgccgcggcggtggcgcacggcACCGAGTGCGTGGAGCAGCACCTCCACGCCATCCTCTGGTGCGTCGCCGTCGCGGTTGAGGCCGTCGAGGCCGCTGCGGAGATCGCCGGCTCCGATGCCGACGAGATCGCGCGGAGGCGGATGGTGCTCGCCAAGAAGTACGACAGGGACATGGTCGAGCCCAGGCTGTTCCAGAACGCGCACGGCAAGGTATACCTGGTACCCCAGGAGCTCGTGGCGCGGATGGACATGGCGTGGAAGGAGGACAGGTGGTTGCTGTCACAGCTCCTCGAAGAGATGAAGTCCCCGACAGCGCCGAAGCCCCTGACGAAGAGCGAGCAGCGGCTCGCCGACGTCCTGGCCGCGCCGCGGGGGAAGCTGCACCCGGCGTCCATCCTGCTCAGCGGCGACTACAGCGTGCGGAGGCGCCTCGGCGGTCGGCTCAAGGAGGCGCAGTGGATGGGGGAGAGCTTCGCGGTGAAGCATTTCATCGGggacgccgaggccgaggccgcgctGCTCTCGTCGGTGGCGCACCCCAACGTGGCGCACGCCGCGTACTGCTTCCGCGACGAGGACAGGAAGGAGTACTTCGTGGTCATGGACCAGCTCATGGCCAAGGACCTCGGGAGCTACGTCAAGGAGGTGAGCTGCCCGCGGCGGCGGGTCCCGTTcccgctcgtcgtcgccgtcgacatCATGCTGCAGATTGCGCGCGGGATGGAGCACCTGCACGCCAAGAAGATCTACCACGGCGAGCTGAACCCGTCCAACGTGCTCGTCAAGCCGCGGCAGCCCGACGGGTACGTGCACGTCAAGGTCGCCGGGTTTGAGTGGTCAGGCACCGTCACAACCGGCGGCAAGGCATCTGCCAACGGCAGCGCCAATGCCAACgcaaccggcggcggcgactacaCCTGCATCTGGTACGCGCCGGAGGTGCTCGAGAAGGAGAGCGGCGATCCCTCCGCCAGGCGCACCGAGAAGGcggacgtgtacagcttcgggaTGATCTGCTTCGAGCTGCTGACGGGCAAGGTCCCGTTCGAGGACAACCACCTGCAGGGCGACAAGACGAGCAAGAACAtccgcgccggcgagcggccgCTATTCCCGTTCCAGGCGCCCAAGTACCTGGTCTCCCTGACGAAGCGGTGCTGGCACGCCGACCCGGAGCAGCGCCCACCGTTCGCCTCCGTCTGCCGCGTGCTCCGGTACGTGAAGCGGTTCCTGGTCATGAACCCGGACCAGCAGCAGGGCCAGAccgacgcgccgccggccgcgccgcccgccgactACCTCGACATCGAGGCGCAGCTGCTGAGGAGGATCCCGGCGTGgcagcgcggcgagggcgccgccgccgccgcgcgcgtcgcGGACGTGCCGTTCCAGATGTTCGCGTACAGGGCGGTGGAGAGGgagaaggccgccggcgcgcacGCCGGGGGCAGGGACAGGGCCTCGGACTCCGGCAGCGAGGGGAACTCTCTGTGCGGCGAGGAGAACGGGACCGGGGCGGCCACGCCGGACGACGCGTCCACGGTGTCCGGCGGCACCGTGCGGTCGCGCCCGGAGAGCAGCGACGGCAAGAAGACGCCGGTCAGGAAGGCGGACGGCAAGGTGCCACCCAGACAAACAG GGTCTCGGCAGAAGGTGAAACCGGCGAGCGCGGTGAAGCCACCGACGACGGCAAGGAAAACGCTAGGCTTGAAGCCCGAGGTTCCAGCGCAGCGGCCGACGTCCGGGCACGCCTCGGACTAG